The following proteins are co-located in the Chryseobacterium daecheongense genome:
- a CDS encoding PD-(D/E)XK nuclease family protein has translation MKFLNKIIHELLAQNTDLSVFNIVIPGKRPIVFIRQILEENNYSGFLPNFYTIEELIDRIADKQPIQGIALWLFAFDVYKSLNLIPNDNFSDFLKWFPTLQKDWDDILKFSDSDEVVLQYMFDEERIKEWAQNLGEDDDVPRKKFLNFWRNMNIFLPVLKKKLQERNWATSGMIHETAKAKINDFAKATDQQFVFCGFNAFTPVEEKLVRSLLQWDKGQCFFQADHYYFDDERQEAGKFLRNHKLWKEFNDSRAFQWIEDDFNQPKNIKVYEVSGNVTQTKILPEIFSEIENKTYSNTALVLLDENLLPASLDVMHGIDHLNITMGFPLKNLSFSNAVKQLFYLQKQLEKNKYSYYYRDLFPILEELPKSPEDEQIINHFKARIEERNIVYISQKLLRELLSGLSYFHLLQKADSTGRYLDMLIDFCKKIKWLEIDDIQYENVSHFENAFRIIKNQVTPYDFEIKMETLEILINQHINSESIDFQGEPLRGLQIMGLLETRLLNFENVILLSVNEGKLPLGNSQNTYIPFDIRKFFDLHTFLENDSIYAYHFYRLIQDAQNVHLLFNALSSGVNSGEKSRFITQIEMESSHNIEHLIIENSSEPISSQPIEINKTDIVLERLEKWKEKVSASHLTSYLYNPIDFYLSKILNTSETDEIEEELSVKNYGNLVHYSLQEVYEILKGKILKENDLKESIKAIDQYIDIAIEKLKHQPEFYEKGMNFIHKAIAKKVIESILTYDLDLVKSGNKLEIIAIERRFENVDFYLDDITKDKVSFFGFIDRIDRLNGTVRIIDYKTAKIKNLIVKIDADNVDAYFHNSDRKQALQLCIYQYVIQSLPEFWGFPVETGIWSFAEAKKGVVSLQFEKGGIDEAMKSVRSLILEILNPEVSFKENIKSFTN, from the coding sequence TTGAAATTTCTCAATAAAATCATTCACGAACTCTTAGCCCAAAATACAGATTTATCCGTATTTAATATTGTTATTCCCGGAAAAAGACCCATTGTTTTTATCCGTCAGATCCTTGAGGAAAATAATTATTCAGGATTTCTGCCCAACTTTTATACGATAGAGGAACTTATTGACCGTATTGCGGATAAGCAACCCATTCAGGGGATTGCCCTGTGGCTTTTTGCGTTTGATGTCTATAAAAGTCTTAACCTGATTCCCAACGATAATTTCTCTGACTTTCTGAAGTGGTTTCCTACTTTACAAAAAGACTGGGATGATATTTTGAAATTTTCAGATAGTGATGAAGTAGTACTCCAGTATATGTTTGATGAAGAGAGGATCAAGGAATGGGCTCAGAATTTAGGAGAAGATGATGATGTTCCAAGGAAAAAGTTCCTTAATTTCTGGAGGAATATGAATATTTTTCTTCCTGTCTTAAAAAAGAAATTACAGGAAAGGAATTGGGCTACTTCAGGAATGATCCATGAAACAGCTAAAGCTAAAATAAACGATTTCGCCAAGGCGACCGACCAGCAGTTTGTATTCTGTGGGTTTAATGCTTTCACTCCGGTGGAAGAAAAGCTGGTGAGAAGTTTGCTCCAATGGGATAAAGGACAGTGCTTTTTCCAGGCGGATCATTACTATTTCGATGATGAAAGACAAGAAGCCGGAAAGTTTCTGAGAAATCATAAGTTGTGGAAGGAGTTTAATGACAGCAGGGCTTTTCAGTGGATCGAAGATGATTTTAACCAACCTAAAAACATCAAAGTTTATGAAGTATCCGGTAATGTAACTCAAACAAAAATACTGCCTGAAATATTCAGTGAAATTGAGAACAAAACCTATTCGAATACTGCATTGGTGCTGCTGGATGAAAATCTGCTTCCGGCAAGTCTGGATGTTATGCATGGTATTGACCATCTGAATATTACCATGGGGTTTCCTCTGAAGAATCTCTCTTTTTCCAATGCTGTCAAACAGCTTTTTTATCTCCAGAAACAATTGGAAAAAAATAAATACTCATATTATTACAGGGATTTGTTTCCTATCCTCGAAGAGCTCCCGAAATCACCTGAAGATGAACAGATTATCAACCATTTTAAAGCAAGGATAGAAGAGAGAAATATCGTTTATATATCCCAGAAACTATTACGGGAACTCTTAAGCGGACTCTCTTATTTTCATTTACTTCAAAAAGCAGATTCAACAGGACGCTACCTTGACATGCTTATTGATTTTTGTAAGAAGATTAAATGGTTGGAAATAGATGATATCCAATATGAAAATGTTTCCCATTTTGAAAATGCATTCAGGATTATTAAAAATCAGGTGACCCCTTATGATTTTGAGATTAAGATGGAAACGCTTGAAATACTTATTAATCAGCATATTAATTCCGAGAGTATCGACTTTCAGGGAGAGCCTTTAAGAGGATTACAGATCATGGGATTGCTGGAAACCAGGCTTTTAAATTTTGAGAACGTGATTCTGCTATCTGTAAATGAAGGAAAGCTGCCCTTAGGAAATTCGCAGAATACTTATATTCCTTTTGATATAAGGAAGTTCTTTGATCTTCACACCTTTTTGGAAAACGATAGTATTTATGCCTACCATTTTTACAGGCTGATTCAGGATGCTCAGAATGTACATCTTTTATTCAATGCTTTAAGTTCAGGCGTTAACAGTGGTGAAAAAAGCCGTTTTATTACCCAGATTGAAATGGAAAGCTCACACAATATCGAGCACCTGATTATAGAAAATTCCTCTGAACCCATTTCCTCTCAGCCTATTGAAATTAATAAAACGGATATTGTTCTGGAAAGACTTGAAAAATGGAAAGAAAAAGTATCTGCTTCCCATTTGACGAGTTACCTTTATAATCCTATCGATTTTTATTTATCAAAGATTTTAAATACATCGGAAACTGATGAAATCGAAGAAGAGTTATCTGTTAAAAATTACGGAAATCTGGTTCATTATTCACTTCAAGAAGTATATGAAATACTTAAAGGTAAGATATTAAAAGAAAATGATTTAAAAGAATCAATTAAAGCAATAGATCAATATATCGATATAGCAATTGAAAAGCTTAAACACCAGCCGGAATTCTATGAAAAGGGAATGAATTTTATCCATAAAGCAATTGCAAAAAAAGTAATTGAAAGCATTCTTACTTACGATCTGGATCTTGTAAAGTCAGGAAACAAACTGGAAATTATTGCCATCGAAAGAAGGTTTGAGAATGTGGATTTTTATCTGGACGACATCACAAAAGATAAAGTTTCTTTCTTTGGATTTATAGACCGCATAGACCGCCTCAACGGAACTGTAAGGATTATCGATTACAAGACCGCAAAAATTAAAAATCTGATCGTAAAAATTGATGCTGATAATGTAGATGCCTATTTTCATAACAGCGACAGAAAACAGGCTCTTCAGTTGTGTATTTATCAGTATGTAATTCAAAGTCTTCCTGAATTCTGGGGTTTTCCTGTTGAAACCGGGATCTGGAGTTTCGCAGAGGCAAAAAAAGGGGTTGTTTCCCTGCAATTTGAAAAAGGTGGTATTGATGAAGCTATGAAATCGGTACGTAGTCTTATTCTTGAAATTCTTAACCCTGAGGTTAGCTTTAAAGAAAACATCAAATCATTTACTAATTAA
- the rsmG gene encoding 16S rRNA (guanine(527)-N(7))-methyltransferase RsmG → MSISLLLKYFPDLTENQIQQFTQLESLYNEWNEKINVISRKDMESLYEKHILHSLGIAKVMEFSPGTRVLDIGTGGGFPGIPLAILFPDSQFTLIDSIGKKISVVNAVAEGVGLTNVTAIHGRAEKLKEKFHFVVSRAVTQMPEFLRWLKGKFEKEQFNAKHNGVLYLKGGDLAEELAGLKCEIYNLNTYFKEEFFDTKKVVYLSKGNFNS, encoded by the coding sequence ATGTCTATATCGTTACTATTAAAATATTTTCCGGATCTCACAGAAAATCAGATACAACAATTTACTCAATTGGAAAGTCTCTATAATGAGTGGAATGAAAAGATCAATGTGATTTCCAGAAAAGATATGGAATCTTTATATGAAAAGCATATCCTGCATTCATTAGGGATTGCTAAAGTAATGGAGTTTTCTCCCGGAACCCGGGTTCTTGATATTGGAACGGGAGGTGGTTTTCCCGGAATTCCTTTAGCTATTTTATTTCCGGATTCTCAATTTACACTCATAGATTCCATCGGTAAGAAGATCAGTGTTGTAAATGCTGTTGCAGAAGGAGTAGGACTTACTAATGTTACTGCAATCCATGGTAGAGCTGAGAAATTAAAAGAAAAATTTCACTTTGTAGTAAGCCGGGCGGTTACTCAAATGCCTGAATTCCTAAGATGGTTGAAAGGTAAATTTGAAAAAGAACAATTTAATGCAAAGCATAATGGGGTGCTATATCTGAAAGGAGGAGATCTCGCTGAAGAACTTGCCGGTTTGAAGTGTGAAATTTATAATCTTAATACTTATTTTAAAGAAGAGTTTTTTGATACCAAAAAAGTAGTTTACTTATCGAAAGGGAATTTTAATTCTTAA
- a CDS encoding M20/M25/M40 family metallo-hydrolase, with product MKYSVLLLLIPFIGFSQIPEKDGEIKKYVSEVNSDSLKSYINSLVSFNTRHTLSKINDPENGIGAARTWVLSKFKEFAKNSGGRMEVYLQQQDIQPDGKRVDQVTNLGNACAFLRGTDPDDKRVFLISGHLDSRVTDVMNRTSFAPGANDDGSGVSAVIEAARVLSRSQFPASVIFVAFSGEEQSLLGSKLLAEKMKKENVQLEAVLNNDMIGNAKAGETGEINDHTLRVFSEGLPYADLDKKALGLRNLGLENDGESRQLARYIKEVAEKYVKKLEVKLIYRNDRFLRGGDHSSFVNYGFPSVRLTEYYENYDHQHQDIRKENNKQYGDLPEFMDFNYLRKNVAANIAVLASLAKSASKPEQVEIEVKELTNSTVLHWKKPKSGLAAGYYVLVRETDNPLWQKKIFTKELSLKIPLSKDNYIFAVQTVNTSGNVSVPVIPAIAK from the coding sequence ATGAAATATTCTGTTCTTCTGCTGTTGATTCCGTTTATAGGTTTTTCACAAATACCTGAAAAAGACGGTGAAATAAAAAAATATGTTTCCGAGGTAAACTCAGATTCCCTGAAAAGTTATATCAACAGTCTTGTAAGTTTTAATACAAGACATACGTTAAGCAAGATAAATGATCCGGAAAATGGGATAGGAGCGGCAAGGACCTGGGTTTTAAGTAAGTTTAAAGAATTTGCAAAAAATTCAGGGGGAAGAATGGAAGTTTATTTGCAGCAGCAAGATATTCAGCCGGATGGAAAAAGGGTAGATCAGGTGACTAACCTTGGGAATGCGTGTGCTTTTTTAAGGGGGACAGACCCTGATGACAAAAGGGTTTTCCTGATTTCAGGACATCTAGATTCTCGTGTTACGGATGTGATGAACAGGACATCGTTTGCTCCAGGGGCAAATGACGATGGAAGTGGAGTAAGTGCTGTGATAGAAGCGGCAAGGGTTCTCAGCAGATCCCAGTTTCCGGCATCTGTTATTTTCGTTGCTTTTTCCGGAGAAGAACAGTCGCTGCTTGGTTCTAAATTACTGGCAGAGAAAATGAAAAAGGAGAATGTGCAATTAGAAGCTGTTTTGAATAATGATATGATAGGAAATGCCAAAGCGGGAGAGACTGGTGAAATCAATGATCACACACTGCGGGTGTTCAGTGAAGGATTGCCTTATGCTGACCTGGATAAAAAAGCTTTGGGATTAAGAAATCTGGGCTTGGAAAATGATGGCGAATCCCGTCAGTTAGCGAGATACATTAAGGAGGTTGCTGAAAAATATGTGAAAAAACTTGAAGTAAAGCTGATCTACAGAAATGACAGGTTTTTACGTGGAGGAGATCATTCGAGCTTTGTGAACTATGGATTTCCTTCTGTAAGATTGACGGAATATTATGAAAATTATGATCATCAGCATCAGGATATAAGAAAAGAAAATAATAAGCAATATGGTGATCTTCCTGAGTTTATGGACTTTAATTATTTGCGAAAGAATGTAGCTGCCAATATTGCTGTATTAGCCAGTCTTGCTAAATCTGCATCAAAGCCCGAGCAGGTTGAAATAGAAGTTAAAGAACTTACCAACTCTACTGTCCTGCATTGGAAAAAACCAAAATCAGGACTGGCTGCAGGCTACTATGTGTTAGTGAGAGAAACAGATAATCCTTTGTGGCAGAAGAAAATATTTACCAAGGAGCTTTCACTGAAAATCCCGCTCTCAAAAGACAACTATATTTTTGCAGTACAAACCGTGAATACAAGCGGAAACGTAAGTGTACCGGTGATACCCGCTATTGCAAAATAA
- a CDS encoding T9SS type A sorting domain-containing protein encodes MKKITLLLLGLAAPFYFSQQAGDVASFEQKLDLTPQGVINFIANNLGEQNAPDFVSYLNGFNVGLKAYKITYYTKNENNTLVKATGLVMYPNVNYKLSTVVSDHGTTDSRNNVPSNLRGVLYAGFVVELSYVLNGYILMAPDYVGMGSGDGVHPYVHYPTEASATIDFVTAANKVLAQLGIKRYDEYFLTGYSQGAHAAMSTLKKLNDSNPTQLKFKYAYMGDGPYDFSGVTLQKGVLEKDVYPFTSFLANVVNTCNNIGYKTYDTSISEVISAEYMDKYNYHVLQDNGGLLWGPLIWRKLFTNNFVNDVTNNNNNKLRLCLKSNDVYDWYNKTPMTLGHSSVDLAIPPENTSKTIDVQRGYYSWWDLDKYKLQSFYWGPLGHVGGIVPFVLASNAKFNTLRSGGLFNEWAKITSKPADSQPKLNPLYSSQIQPNSGPMEVIEIKDFNKDNSQGKSLTHQNLGTLQDGVYLLKVSQNDENKWISYIKNAPTPISEKDIVNSENNNVISLKINPDELMAINIFDENKSLVKTIPQKEYTREGGINTNTLESKNYTFEVLTEFYGLQFNKSITGNNVENSTDIFSQNNQIKVRAKNGLKNIHIYSISGTLIQNVDLTSSSFESKSLEPGVYVTQVTLSDGKTIHKKIKL; translated from the coding sequence ATGAAAAAAATTACTCTTTTATTGCTTGGACTTGCTGCTCCATTTTACTTTTCCCAGCAGGCAGGAGACGTTGCCAGTTTTGAACAAAAGCTGGATTTAACACCCCAGGGAGTTATCAATTTTATCGCCAATAACCTTGGAGAACAAAATGCTCCTGATTTTGTAAGCTATCTTAATGGATTTAACGTGGGTTTGAAAGCGTACAAAATTACTTACTACACTAAAAATGAAAACAATACACTGGTAAAAGCAACCGGTCTGGTTATGTACCCTAACGTTAACTACAAACTTTCTACCGTTGTTTCCGACCATGGAACAACAGACAGCAGAAATAATGTTCCTTCTAATTTAAGGGGTGTATTATACGCAGGATTTGTTGTTGAATTATCCTATGTACTGAATGGATATATCCTTATGGCTCCGGACTATGTGGGAATGGGAAGTGGTGATGGCGTTCATCCTTATGTCCATTACCCTACTGAAGCCAGCGCAACTATCGATTTTGTAACAGCTGCCAATAAAGTATTAGCACAGTTAGGGATAAAACGATATGATGAATATTTTCTGACAGGATATTCCCAGGGAGCACACGCTGCAATGTCTACTTTAAAAAAGCTGAACGATTCGAATCCCACTCAATTGAAATTCAAATATGCCTACATGGGTGACGGGCCGTATGATTTTTCAGGAGTTACACTGCAAAAAGGGGTTTTAGAAAAAGATGTCTATCCATTTACTTCTTTCCTGGCCAACGTAGTAAATACCTGTAACAACATAGGATACAAAACATATGACACCAGTATTTCAGAGGTTATCTCCGCGGAATATATGGATAAGTATAATTATCATGTCCTGCAGGATAATGGAGGGTTATTATGGGGACCTCTCATCTGGAGAAAACTTTTCACAAATAATTTTGTGAATGACGTTACTAATAACAACAATAACAAACTCAGACTTTGTTTAAAATCAAATGATGTTTATGACTGGTATAACAAAACGCCTATGACTTTAGGGCACTCAAGTGTAGATCTTGCGATCCCACCTGAAAATACATCAAAAACGATTGATGTACAGAGAGGCTATTACTCATGGTGGGATCTGGATAAATATAAGCTTCAGTCTTTTTATTGGGGCCCTCTGGGACATGTTGGAGGAATAGTTCCATTTGTTCTGGCATCTAATGCAAAATTTAATACCCTCAGGAGCGGTGGGCTTTTTAATGAATGGGCTAAAATCACTTCAAAGCCCGCTGATTCACAACCAAAGCTAAATCCTCTTTATTCGTCACAGATACAACCTAATTCAGGACCCATGGAAGTGATTGAAATAAAAGATTTTAACAAAGATAATTCTCAAGGAAAATCATTAACTCATCAGAATTTAGGCACTTTACAAGATGGTGTATATCTACTAAAAGTATCTCAAAACGATGAAAATAAATGGATCTCATATATCAAAAATGCCCCAACTCCTATTAGCGAAAAGGATATTGTAAATTCCGAAAACAATAATGTAATCAGTTTAAAGATCAATCCTGATGAGTTGATGGCTATTAATATATTTGATGAGAATAAAAGCCTTGTTAAAACAATTCCTCAAAAAGAATATACAAGAGAAGGTGGAATTAACACAAATACCTTAGAATCAAAAAATTACACATTTGAAGTCTTAACAGAATTCTATGGTCTCCAGTTCAATAAGAGCATCACCGGAAATAATGTAGAAAACAGTACTGATATATTCTCTCAAAATAATCAGATTAAAGTCCGCGCCAAAAATGGCCTGAAAAACATTCATATTTATTCAATTTCAGGAACATTAATACAAAATGTGGATCTTACTTCCTCTAGCTTTGAATCCAAATCTTTGGAGCCGGGAGTTTATGTAACGCAGGTAACCCTATCTGATGGAAAAACTATTCACAAGAAAATAAAATTATAA
- a CDS encoding MFS transporter yields the protein MTSKLHNISLPLKLTFLIFSMVLNCMGIVILQLSEAKITYEKLGLLESFKDLPIAFFSLFAVNFISRIGTKKALIFALIIVGICSSILPFVKVFWFYKLWFAIIGTCFAIGKICVFGIIRNNISDEKSLTKTMSNVEASFMIGIFVVNTGFGWLISSQYSEYWKFGFIGISLLSFVTIILFSRLEIAEPEKNFENKTFLSDLSGFITPSIVVFLVVVFSIVFVEQSFNSWLPSFYKNHLKVNSFFALQASSFLALFSYVGRTITANVIHRFHLSKYYIFCLLFIIFVLAGILGIQYLDSEDSKVILFLFPVIGLFLSPLYPVLNSKMIVQVDKEKTNLFTSLIVIFSSLGSSVSSIVISLLFENQLLTYYPLYILFIVTVLFSISLIYFKLIKKTY from the coding sequence ATGACGAGCAAGCTTCACAATATTTCACTTCCGTTAAAACTAACCTTCCTCATTTTCTCCATGGTCTTAAACTGCATGGGTATTGTCATCTTGCAACTTTCCGAAGCCAAAATTACTTATGAAAAATTAGGACTTTTGGAATCTTTCAAAGATTTACCAATTGCCTTTTTTTCTCTTTTTGCCGTCAATTTTATAAGCAGGATCGGAACAAAAAAAGCTTTGATCTTTGCTCTGATTATTGTAGGAATCTGTTCATCAATTCTCCCCTTCGTAAAAGTATTCTGGTTTTATAAGCTTTGGTTTGCTATTATAGGAACATGCTTTGCCATAGGGAAGATTTGTGTTTTCGGAATTATCAGAAATAATATTTCCGATGAAAAATCCCTTACCAAAACCATGAGTAATGTAGAAGCATCATTCATGATCGGGATCTTTGTGGTCAATACGGGGTTTGGGTGGCTGATCTCCAGTCAATATTCGGAATACTGGAAGTTTGGGTTTATCGGAATTTCCTTACTCTCCTTTGTTACCATTATTTTGTTTTCAAGATTGGAGATCGCTGAACCGGAAAAGAATTTTGAAAATAAAACCTTTCTTTCCGACCTGTCAGGATTTATAACTCCTTCTATTGTTGTATTTCTGGTTGTTGTCTTTTCCATTGTATTTGTTGAACAAAGCTTTAATTCCTGGTTACCTTCATTTTATAAAAACCATTTGAAGGTCAATTCGTTCTTTGCTCTTCAGGCGTCTTCCTTTTTAGCTCTTTTCTCTTATGTAGGAAGAACAATCACCGCGAATGTTATCCATCGTTTTCATCTTTCAAAATATTATATCTTCTGCTTACTGTTTATTATTTTCGTGTTAGCAGGTATTTTAGGAATACAATACCTTGATTCTGAAGATTCAAAGGTCATTTTATTTTTATTTCCTGTTATAGGATTGTTTCTTTCTCCTCTCTATCCGGTTCTTAATTCCAAAATGATTGTTCAGGTGGATAAAGAAAAAACGAATCTTTTTACTTCATTAATCGTTATTTTTTCGTCTTTGGGAAGTTCAGTAAGTTCTATCGTTATATCACTACTCTTTGAAAATCAATTACTAACGTACTATCCACTATACATTTTATTTATTGTAACTGTCCTTTTTTCAATAAGTTTGATTTATTTTAAACTTATTAAAAAAACATATTGA
- a CDS encoding DUF922 domain-containing protein — MKWIIFICLLVSVQIFGQKIIWKEDQKLTWDDFKSPVSRKSNKDVVAYTHCGWEYSVVTSSNPASPVKIEVLTIFNKDKSWKDVKRINDYVLLHEQKHFDIAELYARKLRKEVMENIKTAGDYQKKFKAIYDRVLHEYRDFQIAYDKETQNGMNKEKQAEYNTSITEQLDQLNSYKKS, encoded by the coding sequence ATGAAGTGGATCATCTTTATTTGTCTTTTGGTATCCGTTCAGATATTCGGTCAGAAAATTATCTGGAAAGAAGATCAGAAGCTTACCTGGGATGATTTTAAAAGTCCGGTGAGCAGAAAAAGCAATAAAGATGTAGTTGCCTATACCCATTGTGGTTGGGAATATTCCGTTGTCACTTCCTCCAACCCTGCATCTCCTGTGAAAATTGAAGTTCTAACCATTTTCAATAAAGATAAGTCGTGGAAAGATGTAAAAAGGATCAATGATTATGTGTTACTCCACGAGCAAAAGCATTTTGATATTGCTGAACTATATGCCAGAAAGCTTCGGAAAGAAGTAATGGAAAACATTAAAACCGCAGGTGATTACCAGAAAAAATTCAAAGCTATTTATGACAGGGTGTTGCATGAATACAGAGATTTCCAGATTGCCTATGACAAAGAAACACAAAATGGAATGAATAAGGAAAAGCAAGCTGAATATAATACCAGTATAACGGAACAGTTAGACCAATTAAATAGCTATAAAAAGTCTTGA
- a CDS encoding acyl-CoA dehydrogenase family protein, which translates to MSYYPLTSIPDYYGIDALLTEEHKLIRQSIRDWVESFVMPQIDHAAQNHTDLPGLMKELGKIGALGPYIPVEYGGSGLDQISYGLIMQELERGDSAVRSAASVQSSLVMFPINEFGSEEQKKKYLPQLASGDMIGSFGLTEPNHGSDPGSMETYFKDMGDHYLLNGAKMWITNSPLCDIAVVWAKNEEGKIQGLIVERGMEGFTTPETHNKWSLRASKTGELVFNNVKVPKENLLPGVTGLKGPLSCLNSARYGISWGVIGAAIDCYCTAVQYSKERKQFGNPIGSYQLQQKKLAEFLTEITKAQLLCLQLGNLKNDHKASPAQISMAKRNNVKMAIDIARESRQILGGMGIMGEFPMMRHAANLESVITYEGTHDVHLLITGMDITGINAF; encoded by the coding sequence ATGTCATATTATCCTCTTACAAGTATTCCTGACTATTACGGAATTGATGCCTTACTTACCGAAGAACACAAGCTAATCCGCCAATCTATAAGGGATTGGGTAGAAAGCTTTGTAATGCCTCAGATAGATCATGCTGCTCAAAATCATACCGATTTACCTGGTTTAATGAAAGAATTAGGGAAAATAGGTGCGCTTGGTCCATACATTCCGGTAGAATACGGTGGTTCCGGATTAGATCAGATCTCTTATGGTCTTATCATGCAGGAATTGGAAAGAGGAGATTCAGCAGTTCGTTCTGCCGCTTCTGTACAAAGTTCTTTGGTGATGTTTCCTATTAATGAATTTGGTTCTGAGGAACAGAAAAAAAAATACCTTCCTCAGCTGGCATCCGGAGACATGATCGGATCTTTTGGATTAACGGAGCCTAACCATGGATCAGATCCCGGCTCTATGGAAACCTATTTTAAAGATATGGGAGATCATTATCTTCTGAATGGTGCGAAAATGTGGATCACAAACTCTCCTTTATGCGATATTGCGGTAGTTTGGGCTAAAAATGAAGAAGGAAAAATTCAGGGATTAATCGTTGAAAGAGGAATGGAAGGATTTACGACTCCTGAAACACATAATAAGTGGAGTTTGAGAGCTTCTAAAACCGGAGAATTGGTATTCAATAATGTAAAGGTTCCAAAAGAAAACCTTCTTCCTGGAGTAACGGGATTAAAGGGACCTCTTTCTTGCCTTAACTCGGCAAGATACGGGATTTCCTGGGGAGTAATCGGGGCAGCAATTGACTGCTACTGTACTGCTGTTCAGTATTCTAAAGAGAGAAAACAATTTGGCAATCCAATCGGATCTTATCAGCTACAACAGAAAAAATTAGCTGAATTTTTGACAGAAATTACAAAAGCACAATTGCTTTGTTTACAGTTAGGAAATCTTAAAAACGATCACAAAGCAAGTCCTGCACAGATTTCAATGGCTAAAAGAAATAACGTAAAAATGGCTATAGATATTGCCAGAGAATCCCGTCAGATTTTAGGAGGAATGGGAATCATGGGGGAATTCCCAATGATGAGACACGCTGCAAACCTTGAATCGGTAATTACTTATGAGGGAACCCACGATGTTCACCTGTTAATTACCGGAATGGATATTACTGGTATTAATGCTTTCTAA
- a CDS encoding NUDIX domain-containing protein, whose product MEIKDSKNKETLKELIDTKDFVAHISVDCTIFGFHNNILKVLLLKYHDLDLWSLPGGFVFNDEDLREAAQRVLYERTHLKDIFLKQFHTFGRIDRTENNVHQILLKNKGIEVPRNHWIFQRFITVGYCSLIDFSLANTFPDAFNETCEWFEVNNLPKMAFDHDKIIETGLEYLRMNINTEVAASNLLPLKFTMKDLQSLYETILGQKFRRNNFQRKILSLNILERLEKLYDGSANKAPYLYKFKNKIHNSANHYPISNEEEEE is encoded by the coding sequence ATGGAAATCAAGGATTCAAAAAATAAAGAAACGCTTAAGGAGCTTATTGATACTAAAGACTTTGTAGCCCACATTTCAGTGGACTGTACCATATTTGGTTTTCACAATAATATCCTGAAAGTTCTGCTCTTAAAATATCATGATTTAGATCTCTGGTCACTTCCCGGCGGATTTGTGTTTAATGATGAAGATCTGAGAGAGGCTGCTCAACGTGTACTTTACGAAAGAACCCACCTGAAGGACATTTTCCTGAAACAGTTCCATACCTTTGGAAGGATAGACCGTACGGAAAACAATGTCCACCAGATCCTGCTTAAAAATAAAGGCATAGAAGTACCAAGAAATCACTGGATATTTCAAAGGTTTATCACTGTCGGATATTGCAGTCTTATTGACTTTTCCCTTGCCAATACTTTTCCGGACGCTTTTAATGAAACCTGTGAATGGTTTGAAGTGAATAACCTGCCTAAAATGGCATTTGATCATGATAAAATTATTGAAACAGGATTGGAATACCTTCGAATGAATATCAATACCGAGGTGGCTGCCAGCAATTTATTACCGTTGAAATTTACCATGAAGGACTTGCAGTCATTGTACGAAACCATTTTAGGTCAGAAATTCAGAAGGAATAATTTTCAGCGTAAAATATTAAGCTTAAATATTCTTGAAAGACTGGAAAAACTATATGATGGCTCTGCCAACAAAGCGCCCTATCTCTATAAATTCAAGAATAAAATCCATAATTCCGCCAACCACTATCCTATTTCCAACGAAGAGGAAGAGGAATAA